The genomic region CCTTCGGGCCACTCCGGCGTGTTCGCTCGTTCCTCACGAACCCGCCTTCGGACCCTCCAGAACCCTGGCGGCGCCCGACCCGACCCCCATGGGCCAGGCGGTCTCAGAGAGCGACACTAGGCCGGACGGAACACGGCACACATGGACACAGTGGATAATCGACCCAGGACCCTGTGCCAATGCGGCAGGGTCCGGACGGTCGAACACGTGGAGGGGAGGCCCGATGCCCCCGACCCTGGGCGCGCTGCTGCGCACGCCCAACCTGCGGCTGTCCCTGCTGACCGGGCACGAACACCTGGACCGGAGGGTGGAGTGGGTGGCCGTCAGCGAGCTGACCGACCCCACGCCCTACCTGGCGGGCGGCGAACTCGTCCTCACCACCGGCGTGCGCTGGGCCGACGTCGCCCCCGACCCGCGCGAGTACGTCCGCCGGCTGGCCGAGCGCCGTGTGGCCGGGCTCGGCTTCGGCATCGGCGTGGTGCTGGAGCGCACCCCCGAACCGCTGCGCGCGGCGGCGGCCGAGTTCGGTCTCGCCCTGGTCGAGGTGGCCCGCGAGACCCCGTTCATCGCGGTCGGCAAGGAGGTCTCCCGGCTCCTGGCCAAGGAGGAGTACGAGGGCCTGACCCGGGCCTTCACCGTCCAGCGGGCGCTGACCCGCGCCGCGCTGTCGGGGGCCCCGGCGGTCGTGGACCGCCTGGCGCGCGAACTCGACGGCTGGGTGCTGCTCCTGGCCTCGGACGGCACCGTCCGCCACGCTGCGCCCGCGCGGGCGGCCGAGTCCGCCGCCGTCGTGGCGGCGGAACTGTCCCGCCTGCGCGGCGCCGGACCCCGCGCCAGCGTGTCCCTGACCTCGGACGGCATGCACCTCTCGGCGCAGCCCCTGTCCGCCGGGCGCCGGGTGCGCGGCTTCCTCGCGGTCGGGACCGAACGGCGGCTCGGCTCCGACGACCGCACCCTGGTCAACGCGGCCGTGTCACTGCTGTCCCTCGAACTGGAGCGCACAGCGCCGGGCCGGGGCGCCGCCTGGGGGGAGGGCGTCCTGACGGCACTGGTCACCGGGGCGCTCGACCCTCGCGCGCCCGGGGCGGCGGGCCTGCGCCGGCTGCTCCCGCCCGAACCCGTCGTAGTGGCGGTGGCCGCCGGCCTCGGCGGCTCCGGGCCGGCCGAGGGCGTGCTCGCCACCGAGCACGAGGGCCGCGGCCTGCTGCTGGCCGCCGCCGACACCCCGGACGAGGTGCTGGAGGAGGCCCTGGAGGGGCCGGTCGGGGTGAGCGAGGCGGCGGGCTACGGCGACCTGGCCCCCGCCCTGTCCCAGGCCGAACGCGCCCTGGCCGCGGCCGAGGAGGGCGACGGAGGGCTGACGCGGACGGCGGACCTGCCGGGCGGGCTGCTCGGGCTCGTGGACACGCCGGCGGGCGCGCGGATGGCCGACGACCTGCTCGCGCCGCTGACCGGTCGGCGCACGTCCGCCGAACTGCTCGCCTCCCTGCGCGCCTACCTCGCCGCCTCGGGCCGCTGGGACACCGCGGCCGACGCCCTGGGGGTCCACCGCCACACCCTGCGCTACCGGATGCGGCGCATCCGCGACCTGCTGCCGGGCGACCTGGACGACCCCGACTACCGGGCCGAACTCTGGATCGCGCTGCGCGTCCGCGGCTGACCGCCG from Nocardiopsis aegyptia harbors:
- a CDS encoding PucR family transcriptional regulator, with product MPPTLGALLRTPNLRLSLLTGHEHLDRRVEWVAVSELTDPTPYLAGGELVLTTGVRWADVAPDPREYVRRLAERRVAGLGFGIGVVLERTPEPLRAAAAEFGLALVEVARETPFIAVGKEVSRLLAKEEYEGLTRAFTVQRALTRAALSGAPAVVDRLARELDGWVLLLASDGTVRHAAPARAAESAAVVAAELSRLRGAGPRASVSLTSDGMHLSAQPLSAGRRVRGFLAVGTERRLGSDDRTLVNAAVSLLSLELERTAPGRGAAWGEGVLTALVTGALDPRAPGAAGLRRLLPPEPVVVAVAAGLGGSGPAEGVLATEHEGRGLLLAAADTPDEVLEEALEGPVGVSEAAGYGDLAPALSQAERALAAAEEGDGGLTRTADLPGGLLGLVDTPAGARMADDLLAPLTGRRTSAELLASLRAYLAASGRWDTAADALGVHRHTLRYRMRRIRDLLPGDLDDPDYRAELWIALRVRG